One genomic segment of Nonomuraea coxensis DSM 45129 includes these proteins:
- a CDS encoding protein phosphatase 2C domain-containing protein yields the protein MHRPQRQAEGTRAWQRVVIDVPGPRFEPTPPRVSGGVCSDAECDGWSTPGLTLRSASVRGERHRYYRQPRQDAVCAVLHEETGAVVFAVADGLSSASAATIGAAEACRAAVWALHAQLDEGRTDFPAAARHAAGTLHRQAAALLRREPDPAQVEELVATTLVAGLARPGGHGAEVSLFRIGDSAAWTLDPARARYRPLFAEKADGDLVPTSVAALPGVPEPLERWSGRLAPGEVLLVGTDGFGDPLGDGDGQVGALFAEHLTAPPSPLWLAHLLDFSRETFDDDRTLLALWPRSEAPR from the coding sequence GTGCACCGACCGCAGCGGCAGGCCGAGGGGACGCGGGCCTGGCAACGTGTCGTCATCGACGTCCCCGGCCCGCGGTTCGAGCCGACGCCTCCGCGCGTGTCGGGCGGCGTCTGCTCCGACGCCGAGTGCGACGGCTGGTCCACCCCCGGCCTGACGCTCAGGTCGGCCTCGGTGCGGGGCGAGCGGCACCGCTACTACCGCCAGCCCCGGCAGGACGCCGTCTGCGCCGTGCTGCACGAGGAGACCGGCGCCGTGGTGTTCGCCGTGGCCGACGGGCTGTCCAGCGCGAGCGCCGCGACGATCGGCGCGGCCGAGGCCTGCCGGGCGGCGGTCTGGGCGCTGCACGCGCAGCTCGACGAGGGCCGCACCGACTTCCCCGCCGCCGCCAGGCACGCCGCCGGGACGCTGCACCGGCAGGCGGCCGCCCTCCTGCGCCGCGAACCGGACCCCGCGCAGGTCGAGGAGCTGGTCGCCACCACCCTCGTGGCCGGCCTCGCCAGGCCGGGCGGGCACGGCGCGGAGGTCTCCCTGTTCAGGATCGGCGACTCGGCCGCCTGGACGCTCGATCCGGCCCGCGCCCGCTACCGGCCGCTGTTCGCGGAGAAGGCGGACGGGGACCTGGTCCCCACGTCGGTCGCCGCCCTGCCCGGGGTGCCCGAGCCGCTGGAGCGCTGGTCGGGCCGGCTCGCGCCCGGCGAGGTGCTGCTGGTCGGCACCGACGGGTTCGGCGACCCGCTCGGCGACGGCGACGGCCAGGTGGGGGCGCTGTTCGCCGAGCACCTGACCGCGCCGCCGTCCCCGCTGTGGCTGGCCCACCTGCTGGACTTCTCCCGGGAGACGTTCGACGACGACCGGACGCTGCTGGCACTCTGGCCGCGGAGCGAGGCCCCCCGATGA
- a CDS encoding RNA polymerase subunit sigma-70, with translation MSVRDETGSLAARLESLRGPLTGYCYRLLGASGEVDDAVQETMLRAFRAIGGYDPERAALSTWVHRIATNVCLDMLRGARRRALPWDMGPASTGGDLGVPLPPDRWVEPPAGLGPAGADDPAHLALRHETLRLAFVAALQWLPPRQRAVLVLRDVLQFSAAETAEVVETSVAAVNSALQRARATLERRRPRPADPPEPADAAQRDLLLRYVRAFEAHDVRGLVDVLADDARSGMPPFAWWLDGPASIAAVLSAAADACAGDRLVLGGPAGGCWTLGQYRPDGGGTLRPFALLALELRGGRIGDIVTYLGYGDRFAAFGLPVSLTDR, from the coding sequence GTGAGCGTACGGGACGAGACCGGTTCCCTGGCAGCGCGGCTGGAGTCGCTGCGCGGCCCGCTGACCGGCTACTGCTACCGCCTGCTGGGCGCGTCGGGCGAGGTCGACGACGCAGTGCAGGAGACCATGCTGCGGGCGTTCCGCGCGATCGGCGGCTACGACCCCGAGCGGGCCGCCCTGTCCACGTGGGTGCACAGGATCGCCACGAACGTCTGCCTCGACATGCTGCGCGGCGCGCGGCGGCGGGCGCTGCCGTGGGACATGGGGCCGGCCTCGACCGGCGGCGACCTCGGCGTTCCCCTGCCTCCTGACCGGTGGGTGGAGCCGCCGGCCGGGCTCGGGCCTGCGGGGGCGGACGATCCCGCGCACCTCGCGCTGCGGCACGAGACGCTGCGCCTGGCCTTCGTCGCCGCGCTGCAGTGGCTGCCGCCGCGCCAGCGGGCCGTGCTGGTGCTGCGGGACGTCCTCCAGTTCAGCGCGGCGGAGACGGCGGAGGTCGTGGAGACGTCGGTGGCGGCGGTCAACAGCGCGTTGCAGCGCGCGCGGGCGACGCTGGAGCGGCGCCGGCCGCGCCCTGCCGACCCGCCGGAGCCGGCCGACGCGGCCCAGCGCGACCTGCTGCTCCGCTACGTGCGGGCCTTCGAGGCGCACGACGTGCGCGGGCTGGTGGACGTGCTGGCCGACGACGCCCGGTCGGGGATGCCGCCGTTCGCGTGGTGGCTGGACGGGCCGGCGAGCATCGCGGCGGTGCTGTCGGCCGCGGCCGACGCCTGCGCCGGGGACCGGCTCGTCCTGGGCGGGCCCGCCGGCGGATGCTGGACGCTCGGCCAGTACCGGCCGGACGGCGGCGGGACGCTCAGGCCGTTCGCGCTGCTGGCGCTGGAGCTGCGCGGCGGGCGGATCGGCGACATCGTCACCTACCTCGGGTACGGCGACCGTTTCGCCGCGTTCGGCCTGCCCGTGTCGCTGACGGACCGATGA
- a CDS encoding glycerol-3-phosphate dehydrogenase/oxidase, whose translation MGITGALDARDRQECLDRLRAQTFDVLVVGGGVTGAGAALDAASRGLRVALVESRDLAAGTSSRSSKLIHGGLRYLEQFDFKLVREALKERDLLVSRLAPHLVRPVTFLYPVRNRMIEQPYVAAGLTLYDALEGVRRPMPRHRNLSPKAARRLVPGLRADALSGGVIYYDAQVDDARFTLALARTAAAHGAAVATRASVVALNRDEFGERVVGARVRDEETGAEFDVPADAVVVCAGVWTGPVTSLPGGAEPAFRVRMSKGVHVLVPGEAIDSHTGLIIRTEKSVLFIIPWTGRRWIVGTTDTDWDGERAEPAATGEDVDYILQHANEVLARPLTRDDVVGLYVGLRPLVSADRNASTAKLSREHAVDVPVPGLAAIAGGKYTTYRIMARDVIDAALDGYDVPASVTDRLPLVGADGLPALEPAAGRLAEDHDLEPETVRHLVRRYGTLALEVLALVARDRSLAEPLIEPGPWLRAEVVYAVTHEGALHAEDVLARRTRMLIESSELAERAAPRIARLMAGLLGWDERRVEEETAACLRLVEAERTALAEARTAAAVTL comes from the coding sequence ATGGGAATCACCGGGGCGCTCGACGCGCGTGACCGCCAGGAGTGCCTTGACCGGCTCCGGGCGCAGACCTTCGACGTCCTGGTGGTCGGCGGCGGGGTGACGGGGGCGGGCGCGGCCCTGGACGCGGCCTCGCGCGGGCTGCGGGTCGCCCTCGTGGAGAGCCGCGACCTCGCGGCCGGCACGTCGAGCCGGTCCAGCAAGCTGATCCACGGCGGGCTGCGCTACCTGGAGCAGTTCGATTTCAAGCTCGTGCGCGAGGCGCTGAAGGAGCGAGACCTGCTGGTCTCGCGACTGGCCCCGCACCTGGTGCGGCCGGTCACGTTCCTCTACCCGGTGCGCAACCGGATGATCGAGCAGCCGTACGTGGCGGCCGGCCTGACGCTGTACGACGCCCTGGAGGGCGTGCGCCGCCCGATGCCCCGGCACCGCAACCTGTCGCCGAAGGCGGCCCGCCGCCTGGTGCCCGGCCTGCGCGCCGACGCGCTGAGCGGCGGCGTCATCTACTACGACGCGCAGGTGGACGACGCCCGCTTCACCCTCGCCCTGGCCCGCACCGCCGCCGCGCACGGCGCCGCCGTCGCCACCCGCGCCTCGGTGGTGGCGCTGAACCGGGACGAGTTCGGGGAGCGCGTCGTCGGCGCCCGCGTCCGCGACGAGGAGACGGGCGCGGAGTTCGACGTCCCGGCCGACGCCGTCGTGGTGTGCGCGGGCGTGTGGACCGGCCCCGTGACGAGCCTGCCGGGCGGCGCCGAGCCCGCCTTCCGGGTCAGGATGTCGAAGGGCGTGCACGTCCTGGTGCCCGGCGAGGCCATCGACTCGCACACCGGCCTGATCATCCGTACGGAGAAGAGCGTGCTGTTCATCATCCCGTGGACCGGCCGCCGCTGGATCGTCGGCACCACCGACACCGACTGGGACGGCGAGCGCGCCGAGCCCGCCGCCACCGGCGAGGACGTCGACTACATCCTTCAGCACGCCAACGAGGTGCTGGCCAGGCCCCTGACCAGGGACGACGTGGTCGGACTCTACGTCGGGCTGCGCCCGCTCGTGTCCGCCGACAGGAACGCCTCCACGGCGAAGCTGTCGCGCGAGCACGCGGTGGACGTGCCGGTGCCCGGCCTCGCGGCGATCGCCGGGGGCAAGTACACGACGTACCGGATCATGGCGAGGGACGTGATCGACGCCGCGCTCGACGGCTACGACGTGCCCGCCTCGGTCACCGACCGGCTGCCGCTGGTCGGCGCGGACGGGCTGCCCGCGCTGGAGCCGGCCGCCGGGCGGCTGGCCGAGGACCACGACCTCGAACCCGAGACCGTGCGCCACCTCGTCCGCCGCTACGGCACGCTCGCCCTGGAGGTGCTCGCCCTCGTCGCGCGCGACCGCTCGCTCGCCGAGCCGCTGATCGAGCCGGGTCCCTGGCTGCGGGCCGAGGTCGTCTACGCCGTCACGCACGAGGGCGCGCTGCACGCGGAGGACGTTCTCGCCCGGCGCACCCGGATGCTCATCGAGTCGAGCGAGCTGGCCGAGCGGGCGGCCCCGAGGATCGCCCGGCTGATGGCCGGGCTGCTCGGCTGGGACGAGCGGCGGGTGGAGGAGGAGACGGCCGCGTGCCTGCGGCTGGTGGAGGCGGAGCGGACCGCCCTGGCCGAGGCCAGGACGGCCGCGGCGGTCACGTTGTGA
- a CDS encoding SDR family oxidoreductase, translated as MKIVVIGGTGLIGSKVVARLAQEGHEAVAASPRTGVNALTGEGLDRALAGARTVVDVSNSPSFEPAAVMEFFETSTRNLLAAEAEAGVGHHVALSVVGTERMPENGYFAAKIVQERLIKESGIPFSLVHATQFFEFARSIADEATVDGEVHIAPVRFQPIAADDVADAVARAALGPPLNGRAEVGGPDQYRMDEFFREALAAWGDPREVVADERARYFGSVPGERTLVPGDGARLGQVHYRDWLARDPAR; from the coding sequence ATGAAGATCGTGGTCATCGGCGGCACCGGCCTGATCGGCTCGAAGGTGGTGGCGAGGCTCGCCCAGGAGGGGCACGAGGCGGTGGCGGCGTCGCCGAGGACCGGCGTCAACGCCCTGACGGGCGAGGGGCTGGACCGGGCGCTGGCCGGCGCGCGGACGGTGGTGGACGTCTCCAACTCGCCGTCGTTCGAACCGGCGGCGGTCATGGAGTTCTTCGAGACCTCCACCCGCAACCTGCTCGCGGCCGAGGCGGAGGCGGGCGTGGGCCACCACGTCGCGCTGTCGGTGGTGGGGACCGAGCGGATGCCGGAGAACGGCTACTTCGCGGCGAAGATCGTCCAGGAGCGGCTGATCAAGGAGTCGGGGATCCCGTTCTCGCTGGTGCACGCCACGCAGTTCTTCGAGTTCGCTCGGTCCATCGCCGACGAGGCGACGGTGGACGGCGAGGTGCACATCGCGCCGGTGCGTTTCCAGCCGATCGCGGCCGACGACGTGGCCGACGCGGTCGCCCGCGCCGCCCTGGGCCCGCCGCTGAACGGCCGGGCCGAGGTGGGCGGGCCGGACCAGTACCGGATGGACGAGTTCTTCCGTGAGGCGCTGGCCGCCTGGGGCGACCCGCGCGAGGTGGTCGCCGACGAGCGGGCCCGCTACTTCGGCAGCGTGCCGGGCGAGCGGACGCTGGTGCCGGGCGACGGGGCGCGCCTCGGCCAGGTCCACTACCGCGACTGGCTGGCCCGCGACCCCGCCCGCTGA
- a CDS encoding vWA domain-containing protein produces the protein MAETRGVLLPAYVVADESASMGPHHQALSAGLASLCNGLRAEPMIAAKVRLAILGFSDDVQLRQGLSDMRTVERLPMLAVRGATNYGAAFADLGRRIPHDIQALKNDGYKVHRPVAFFLSDGQPTDGRHWHEPHRRLVDREATPFAPNIIACGIGSARADTMLQVATRREFAFVAVPSADIGTAIAEFFHALTASLVASGRALAGGEPQLVVTRPEQFRLAIDEV, from the coding sequence GTGGCCGAGACGAGGGGCGTGTTACTGCCCGCGTACGTGGTGGCCGACGAGTCCGCCTCCATGGGGCCACACCACCAGGCCCTGTCGGCGGGGCTCGCGTCCCTGTGCAACGGGCTGCGCGCGGAGCCGATGATCGCGGCCAAGGTGCGGCTGGCCATCCTCGGCTTCTCCGACGACGTGCAACTGCGGCAGGGCCTCAGCGACATGCGGACGGTCGAGCGGCTGCCGATGCTCGCCGTACGCGGGGCGACCAACTACGGCGCGGCCTTCGCCGACCTCGGGCGGCGCATCCCGCACGACATCCAGGCGCTCAAGAACGACGGCTACAAGGTGCACCGCCCGGTCGCGTTCTTCCTGAGCGACGGCCAGCCCACCGACGGCCGGCACTGGCACGAGCCGCACCGCAGGCTCGTGGACCGCGAGGCGACGCCGTTCGCGCCCAACATCATCGCCTGCGGCATCGGCTCGGCGCGGGCCGACACGATGCTGCAGGTGGCCACCCGCAGGGAGTTCGCCTTCGTCGCGGTGCCCAGCGCCGACATCGGCACGGCGATCGCGGAGTTCTTCCACGCGCTGACGGCGAGCCTGGTCGCCTCCGGCCGGGCCCTGGCCGGCGGCGAGCCGCAGCTCGTGGTGACCCGGCCGGAGCAGTTCCGGCTGGCGATCGACGAGGTCTGA
- a CDS encoding MarR family winged helix-turn-helix transcriptional regulator, producing MTGGQAEASRRYRRYLSAVMLHGQAGAKVCDLGATDLYALNVLELAGAMTPGELGARTGLTTGPTTRLIDRLEQAGYVRRVPAPDDRRKVIVEPVGRPAGLDEVLAPARGKVGEILAGYSPEQLEVLYDYFDRAAAAYQEAAELLRSGS from the coding sequence ATGACGGGTGGACAGGCGGAGGCGAGCCGGCGCTACCGGCGCTATCTCAGCGCGGTCATGCTGCACGGCCAGGCCGGCGCCAAGGTGTGCGACCTCGGCGCCACCGACCTGTACGCGCTGAACGTCCTCGAACTGGCGGGCGCCATGACCCCGGGCGAGCTCGGCGCCCGCACCGGGCTGACCACCGGGCCGACCACGCGGCTCATCGACCGGCTGGAGCAGGCCGGCTACGTCCGCCGCGTCCCCGCCCCCGACGACCGCCGCAAGGTGATCGTCGAGCCGGTCGGCCGGCCCGCCGGGCTCGACGAGGTGCTGGCCCCCGCCCGGGGGAAGGTCGGCGAGATCCTGGCCGGCTACTCGCCGGAGCAGCTGGAGGTCCTCTACGACTACTTCGACCGGGCCGCGGCCGCCTACCAGGAGGCCGCGGAGCTGCTGCGCTCCGGCTCGTGA
- a CDS encoding glycoside hydrolase family 43 protein, whose product MYRRRALVLLAALWAALAINVSPASAANTAYVFAYFTESPNMNGASYGLHLAVSQDGLNWTPLNQNNPVVTPTAGTLGLRDPFVLRKQDGTFVVLATDLNGTDFGQNNHYLHVWDSTDLTSFTGYRRIRMHNLNTHTWAPTAFWDASRGQYGIVYSANNGSTDVFMVNYTTDFRTVTANQVYFSPGFPVLDGDIVVDGSTFYLYYKNLSNGLLYGARSSTGAANSYTTYTSGLRQGNAIEAPMLVRNNDGGGWRLWGDSFSPVNNDYYAWSTSNVGGNSWTALSQRAYTPPLNAKHGSIAGISAAEYNALVSRWGLPGWTRLKSSNFPDRYVRHYDYAGRLDAYPFDPYQDQLWRMVPGLSDPAGVSFESVNYPGRYLRHYNYEIRLEASDGTAAFHSDATFHRVAGLADPAWSSFRSANYPDRYLRHANYLLRIDPISSATDREDATFRVTP is encoded by the coding sequence ATGTACCGCAGAAGAGCACTCGTCCTGCTCGCCGCCTTATGGGCGGCGCTCGCCATCAACGTCTCCCCCGCCTCGGCCGCGAACACCGCCTACGTCTTCGCCTACTTCACCGAGTCCCCGAACATGAACGGCGCCAGCTACGGCCTGCACCTCGCCGTCAGCCAGGACGGCCTCAACTGGACGCCGCTCAACCAGAACAACCCCGTCGTCACCCCGACCGCCGGCACGCTCGGCCTGCGCGACCCGTTCGTCCTGCGCAAGCAGGACGGCACGTTCGTCGTCCTCGCCACCGACCTCAACGGCACCGACTTCGGGCAGAACAACCATTACCTGCACGTGTGGGACTCCACCGACCTGACCTCCTTCACCGGCTACCGCCGGATCAGGATGCACAACCTGAACACCCACACCTGGGCCCCGACCGCGTTCTGGGACGCCTCCCGCGGCCAGTACGGCATCGTCTACTCGGCCAACAACGGCAGCACCGACGTCTTCATGGTCAACTACACGACCGACTTCCGCACCGTCACCGCCAACCAGGTGTACTTCAGCCCCGGCTTCCCCGTGCTGGACGGCGACATCGTCGTGGACGGCTCGACCTTCTACCTTTACTACAAGAACCTGTCCAACGGCCTGCTGTACGGCGCCCGCTCCAGCACCGGCGCCGCCAACAGCTACACCACCTACACGAGCGGCCTGCGCCAGGGCAACGCCATCGAGGCGCCGATGCTCGTCAGGAACAACGACGGCGGGGGCTGGCGGCTGTGGGGCGACTCCTTCAGCCCGGTCAACAACGACTACTACGCCTGGTCCACCTCGAACGTCGGCGGCAACTCCTGGACGGCGCTGAGCCAGCGCGCCTACACCCCGCCGCTGAACGCCAAGCACGGCTCCATCGCCGGGATCAGCGCCGCCGAGTACAACGCCCTCGTCTCCCGCTGGGGCCTGCCGGGCTGGACGCGGCTGAAGTCGTCGAACTTCCCCGACCGCTACGTCCGGCACTACGACTACGCGGGGCGGCTGGACGCCTATCCCTTCGACCCGTACCAGGACCAGCTCTGGCGGATGGTGCCCGGCCTGTCCGACCCGGCCGGGGTGTCGTTCGAGTCGGTCAACTATCCCGGCCGCTACCTGCGGCACTACAACTACGAGATCCGGCTGGAGGCGAGCGACGGCACCGCCGCCTTCCACTCCGACGCCACCTTCCACCGGGTCGCGGGGCTCGCCGACCCGGCCTGGTCGTCGTTCCGCTCCGCCAACTACCCCGACCGCTACCTGCGGCACGCGAACTACCTGCTGCGCATCGACCCGATCAGCAGCGCGACGGACCGGGAGGACGCGACGTTCCGCGTCACCCCCTGA
- a CDS encoding LLM class flavin-dependent oxidoreductase: MVRYAVGLPNVGEFGDPQVLTELGVAAEEHGWDGVFLWDHLLYHDRDWPVVNPTVVLSAIAARTRRVRIGALMAALPRRRVQTVAKESATLDLLSGGRLVFGAGLGSMDAEYAEFGEDPDLKRRAARLDEGLADLTRLWAELPPAPAQRPRIPVWCPGRWPVRAGFRRAARWDGAMPTFHEYGRERPVPAAEFARVVDFLGEQRGSLDGFDIALEGRAADGLVEAYAEAGMTWWVEAMGWWRGGVADARATIAAGPPR, translated from the coding sequence ATGGTGAGATACGCGGTCGGGCTGCCGAACGTCGGCGAGTTCGGCGACCCTCAGGTGCTGACGGAGCTGGGCGTGGCGGCCGAGGAGCACGGCTGGGACGGGGTGTTCCTGTGGGACCACCTGCTCTACCACGACCGGGACTGGCCGGTCGTGAACCCGACGGTGGTGCTGTCGGCGATCGCCGCGCGTACCCGCAGGGTCAGGATCGGCGCGCTGATGGCGGCCCTGCCCCGGCGGCGGGTGCAGACGGTGGCCAAGGAGAGCGCGACGCTGGACCTGCTGTCCGGCGGACGGCTGGTCTTCGGCGCCGGCCTCGGCTCGATGGACGCCGAGTACGCCGAGTTCGGCGAGGACCCCGACCTGAAGAGGCGCGCCGCCCGGCTGGACGAGGGCCTGGCGGACCTGACCCGGCTCTGGGCGGAGCTGCCGCCCGCGCCGGCGCAGCGGCCGCGGATCCCCGTCTGGTGCCCTGGGCGGTGGCCGGTCCGCGCCGGGTTCCGGCGGGCGGCCCGATGGGACGGGGCGATGCCGACCTTCCACGAGTACGGGCGGGAGCGGCCGGTGCCCGCCGCGGAGTTCGCCCGCGTGGTGGACTTCCTGGGCGAGCAGCGGGGCTCGCTGGACGGGTTCGACATCGCGCTGGAGGGCCGGGCCGCGGACGGGCTCGTCGAGGCGTACGCGGAGGCGGGCATGACGTGGTGGGTGGAGGCGATGGGCTGGTGGCGGGGCGGCGTCGCCGACGCCCGCGCCACCATCGCGGCCGGCCCGCCCCGCTGA
- a CDS encoding alpha-N-arabinofuranosidase, translated as MTDPVVPAIVNLDVPGPVISRHLYGHFAEHLGRCIYGGFYVGEDSDLPHAGGIRLDVVAALRALDIPNLRWPGGCFADEYHWMDGIGPKERRPSMVNTHWGNVEENNHFGTHEFMALCELLGAEPYISGNVGSGTVREMSDWVEYLTRDGDSPMVRLRRANGREQPWRVRFWGLGNEAWGCGGHMRAEQYAAEARRYGTYCRDHGGNTLYRVAAGANGADYAWTETLMKQLGDLGCAYRPAPFMQALSFHHYTIPGTWQDKGAATVFGTDDHYRTMVQAARVDELITGHSNVMDCYDPGGNVGLVLDEWGTWWNVEPGTNPGFLYQQNTLRDALVASLHFDVFHRHARRLVMANIAQTVNVLQAMILTDPGSGALVLTPTYHVFEMNKGHQDAVSLRVDLPAGTPERAVGDARLATVSMSASRKDGRALFSLSNLDADEPAEVELDLRGGALAEVSARILTAGRLQDHNTPDAPETVAPRPYEVRATRAGLRVRLPAHSFVTVTGRLAAGSGT; from the coding sequence ATGACCGACCCCGTCGTGCCCGCCATCGTCAACCTCGACGTCCCCGGCCCCGTGATCAGCCGGCACCTGTACGGCCACTTCGCCGAGCACCTGGGCCGTTGCATCTATGGGGGCTTCTACGTGGGCGAGGACAGCGACCTGCCCCACGCGGGCGGCATCCGCCTCGACGTCGTGGCCGCGCTGCGCGCCCTCGACATCCCCAACCTGCGCTGGCCGGGCGGCTGCTTCGCCGACGAGTACCACTGGATGGACGGCATCGGCCCGAAGGAGCGGCGCCCCTCGATGGTCAACACCCACTGGGGGAACGTCGAGGAGAACAACCATTTCGGCACGCACGAGTTCATGGCGCTGTGCGAGCTGCTCGGGGCGGAGCCGTACATCAGCGGCAATGTCGGCTCCGGCACGGTCAGGGAGATGAGCGACTGGGTGGAGTACCTCACCCGCGACGGCGACTCCCCCATGGTCCGGCTGCGCAGGGCCAACGGCCGCGAGCAGCCCTGGCGGGTGCGCTTCTGGGGGCTCGGCAACGAGGCGTGGGGCTGCGGCGGCCACATGCGCGCCGAGCAGTACGCCGCCGAGGCCCGCCGCTACGGCACCTACTGCCGCGACCACGGCGGCAACACGCTCTACCGCGTCGCCGCGGGCGCCAACGGCGCCGACTACGCCTGGACCGAGACCCTGATGAAGCAGCTCGGCGACCTGGGCTGCGCCTACCGGCCCGCGCCGTTCATGCAGGCGCTGTCGTTCCACCACTACACGATCCCCGGCACCTGGCAGGACAAGGGCGCGGCCACCGTCTTCGGCACCGACGACCACTACCGCACGATGGTGCAGGCCGCCCGCGTGGACGAGCTGATCACCGGCCACTCCAACGTCATGGACTGCTACGACCCGGGCGGGAACGTCGGCCTGGTGCTCGACGAGTGGGGCACCTGGTGGAACGTGGAGCCGGGCACGAACCCGGGCTTCCTCTACCAGCAGAACACGCTGCGCGACGCGCTCGTGGCGAGTCTCCACTTCGACGTCTTCCACCGGCACGCCCGCCGCCTGGTCATGGCCAACATCGCCCAGACCGTGAACGTGCTCCAGGCCATGATCCTCACCGATCCCGGCAGCGGGGCGCTCGTCCTGACGCCGACGTACCACGTGTTCGAGATGAACAAGGGCCACCAGGACGCCGTCTCGCTGCGCGTGGACCTGCCCGCCGGCACGCCGGAGCGCGCGGTCGGCGACGCGCGGCTCGCCACCGTCTCGATGTCGGCCAGCCGCAAGGACGGCCGGGCGCTGTTCTCCCTGTCCAACCTGGACGCGGACGAGCCGGCCGAGGTGGAGCTGGACCTGCGCGGCGGCGCGCTCGCGGAGGTGAGCGCCCGGATCCTGACCGCCGGCCGGCTCCAGGACCACAACACCCCGGACGCGCCCGAGACGGTCGCGCCCCGGCCGTACGAGGTGCGCGCCACGCGCGCCGGGCTGCGGGTACGCCTGCCCGCCCACTCCTTCGTCACCGTGACGGGGCGGCTGGCGGCGGGCTCCGGCACATAG
- a CDS encoding maleylpyruvate isomerase family mycothiol-dependent enzyme, producing MSSTDAELTRHVHAERERLAELLAGLPEEGWAASSLCAGWRVREVVAHITAAFRTSMPRFVAGLVAARFSFDRYADRAARGDTARLSDPDLLACLRANITHPWRPPGGGTAGALSHDIIHGLDITEPLGLPAPPVERIALVLAGTNPRSLAYFGVDLTGVQLRATDADVRIGAGEPVELPAKDVLLTITGRRPLPSVTT from the coding sequence ATGTCATCGACCGACGCCGAGCTGACGCGGCACGTCCACGCCGAGCGCGAACGCCTGGCGGAGCTGCTCGCCGGGCTCCCCGAGGAGGGCTGGGCAGCTTCGTCGCTCTGCGCGGGCTGGCGGGTGCGCGAGGTCGTCGCGCACATCACCGCCGCGTTCCGCACCAGCATGCCCCGTTTCGTGGCGGGGCTGGTCGCGGCCCGCTTCTCCTTCGACCGCTACGCCGACCGCGCCGCCCGCGGCGACACCGCCCGCCTGTCCGACCCCGACCTGCTGGCGTGCCTGCGCGCCAACATCACCCACCCGTGGCGGCCTCCCGGCGGCGGGACCGCCGGGGCGCTGTCCCACGACATCATCCACGGCCTCGACATCACCGAGCCGCTGGGCCTGCCCGCGCCGCCCGTCGAGCGGATCGCCCTCGTGCTCGCCGGTACGAACCCCCGCAGCCTGGCCTACTTCGGCGTCGACCTCACCGGCGTGCAGTTGCGCGCCACCGACGCCGACGTGCGGATAGGCGCAGGCGAGCCGGTCGAGCTGCCGGCCAAGGACGTCCTGCTGACCATCACCGGCCGCCGTCCCCTGCCGTCCGTCACAACGTGA